In Rhodococcus rhodochrous, a single genomic region encodes these proteins:
- a CDS encoding DNA-3-methyladenine glycosylase family protein encodes MITTLRIPVAEPVAVGPMLASLRSHTVPAYEHHESTTGTHHRAIRTNGGAAHIAVRFDDPATPDDGKHGEVRHLEVHVEAAGRVDVEEIEERVRQWLDLGVDPSVVDAVFEADSVLGPLVQTHPGLRVVGTTDWFATAVSTVLGQQVSVAAACTFAGRLVAAFGDDAPGGLRCFPTAHRLATVEQSDLRAVIGTTQSRARTVAELARAAADGVAPEQPSFGADLLALPGIGPWTVDYLALRLGDRDAYPSGDLVLRRALQVESAREATERAEQWRPWRAYAVMHLWTHATYSPPASSA; translated from the coding sequence ATGATCACCACCCTCCGGATCCCGGTGGCCGAACCCGTTGCGGTGGGGCCGATGCTCGCGTCGCTGCGAAGCCACACCGTCCCCGCCTACGAACACCACGAGAGCACCACCGGCACTCATCACCGCGCGATCCGCACGAACGGCGGTGCCGCGCACATCGCCGTCCGGTTCGACGACCCGGCGACCCCCGACGACGGGAAACACGGGGAGGTGCGGCATCTCGAGGTTCACGTCGAGGCGGCAGGCCGTGTGGATGTCGAGGAGATCGAAGAGAGGGTCCGTCAGTGGCTCGATCTCGGCGTCGACCCGTCCGTCGTCGACGCGGTGTTCGAGGCCGATTCCGTGCTCGGGCCTCTCGTGCAGACCCATCCGGGTCTGCGCGTGGTCGGCACCACCGACTGGTTCGCCACCGCTGTGTCGACGGTGCTCGGGCAGCAGGTGAGCGTCGCGGCGGCATGCACATTCGCAGGACGGCTCGTCGCGGCGTTCGGCGACGACGCCCCCGGCGGGTTGCGATGCTTCCCTACGGCGCACCGACTCGCGACCGTCGAGCAGAGCGACCTGCGCGCCGTAATCGGCACGACGCAGTCGCGTGCCCGCACCGTCGCCGAACTGGCACGGGCCGCGGCCGACGGGGTGGCGCCGGAGCAACCCTCGTTCGGGGCAGACCTCCTCGCGCTCCCCGGGATCGGACCGTGGACCGTCGACTATCTGGCCCTACGGCTCGGCGACCGCGATGCCTATCCGTCCGGCGACCTCGTTCTCCGCCGAGCCCTGCAGGTGGAAAGCGCACGCGAAGCCACCGAGCGCGCCGAACAATGGCGGCCGTGGCGGGCCTACGCCGTCATGCATCTGTGGACGCATGCCACCTACTCGCCGCCCGCATCCTCGGCGTAG
- a CDS encoding methylated-DNA--[protein]-cysteine S-methyltransferase, whose product MSLMNFPQLSVGSADLAWLREKLVLDAEAAGLLDVAFRVVDTPVGPLLLATTTVGLVRVAYVADGSDAVLDELSRRISPRVLDAPRRLDPVVRQLDEYFAGTRTHFDLPLDLRLADGFRREVITRLPEIEYGRTASYAEIAAAAGSPRAVRAVGTACAKNPLPVVVPCHRVVRSDGSMGQYVGGVEAKRALLQLESVA is encoded by the coding sequence ATGTCGCTCATGAACTTTCCACAACTCTCGGTCGGATCGGCCGATCTCGCGTGGTTGCGGGAGAAGCTCGTACTCGACGCCGAGGCGGCCGGATTGCTCGATGTCGCGTTCCGCGTCGTCGACACCCCCGTCGGTCCGCTCCTGCTGGCCACCACCACCGTCGGACTCGTGCGGGTCGCCTACGTCGCCGACGGATCCGACGCCGTGCTCGACGAACTCTCCCGCCGGATCAGCCCGCGCGTGCTCGACGCGCCGCGGCGACTCGACCCGGTGGTCCGGCAGCTCGACGAGTACTTCGCCGGTACGAGGACGCATTTCGACCTTCCGCTCGATCTGCGTCTCGCCGACGGGTTCCGCCGTGAGGTGATCACGCGCCTGCCCGAGATCGAATACGGGCGCACGGCGAGCTACGCCGAGATCGCCGCCGCTGCCGGTAGCCCGCGGGCGGTGCGGGCGGTCGGCACGGCGTGCGCGAAGAACCCGCTGCCCGTGGTGGTGCCGTGCCATCGGGTGGTGCGCAGCGACGGCAGCATGGGGCAGTACGTCGGGGGAGTCGAGGCGAAGAGGGCGCTGCTGCAACTCGAGTCGGTGGCATGA
- a CDS encoding RNA polymerase sigma factor: MSLSDHLPRASLPPFEEVVARHGATVLRVCRALLGAVDADDAWSETFLAALRAYPDLPPGSNIEAWLVTIAHRKAVDIHRVRGRTPVPTENLPEPASSTGNPGEGDDELWSAVAELPFTQRAALVYHYVGGLPYAEIGTILGNSPAAARRAAADGRAALRRRIEHGTGCRS; the protein is encoded by the coding sequence ATGTCCCTGTCTGATCACCTACCGCGGGCGAGCCTGCCTCCTTTCGAGGAGGTGGTCGCCCGTCACGGCGCGACGGTCCTCCGGGTCTGCCGCGCACTGCTCGGAGCCGTCGACGCCGACGACGCCTGGTCCGAGACCTTCCTCGCGGCGTTGCGCGCCTATCCCGACCTGCCACCGGGCAGCAACATCGAAGCGTGGCTCGTGACCATCGCGCACCGCAAGGCCGTCGACATCCACCGTGTGCGCGGGCGGACGCCGGTGCCCACCGAGAACCTTCCCGAACCCGCGTCGTCCACAGGAAATCCCGGTGAGGGCGACGACGAACTGTGGAGCGCGGTCGCCGAGCTTCCCTTCACGCAGCGCGCGGCGCTGGTCTACCACTACGTCGGGGGCCTGCCCTACGCGGAGATCGGCACGATTCTCGGCAACAGTCCGGCCGCGGCACGTCGCGCGGCGGCCGATGGTCGGGCTGCGTTGCGTCGTCGGATCGAACACGGAACAGGATGTCGCTCATGA
- a CDS encoding methylated-DNA--[protein]-cysteine S-methyltransferase, with protein MTALRTHTVIDTPIGELTLVNTDGVLSGVYMAEHHPAPDRTGFGEQVTEGFDEAITQFDEYFAGRRTRFTVPIAPVGTPFQHEVWEALTTIEYGTTRTYSEIALALGRPTAVRAVAAANARNPLCIIVPCHRVIGSSGKLTGYAGGLERKRFLLDQEARVLSSAEPGVAGDTHVPV; from the coding sequence GTGACCGCATTGCGCACCCACACCGTCATCGACACGCCGATCGGCGAGCTGACGTTGGTGAACACCGACGGCGTCCTGAGCGGCGTGTACATGGCCGAGCATCACCCCGCGCCCGACCGCACCGGTTTCGGCGAGCAGGTCACCGAAGGGTTCGACGAGGCGATCACCCAGTTCGACGAGTACTTCGCAGGTCGCCGTACCCGGTTCACCGTCCCCATCGCTCCCGTCGGCACCCCGTTCCAACACGAGGTGTGGGAGGCGCTGACGACGATCGAGTACGGCACCACGCGCACTTACTCGGAGATCGCACTCGCCCTCGGCCGGCCCACCGCGGTACGGGCGGTCGCTGCGGCCAATGCCCGTAACCCGCTCTGCATCATCGTCCCGTGCCATCGCGTCATCGGGAGCAGCGGCAAGCTCACCGGTTACGCCGGTGGTCTCGAGCGCAAACGCTTCCTGCTCGACCAGGAGGCGCGGGTGCTGAGTTCCGCCGAGCCCGGTGTCGCCGGCGATACCCATGTCCCTGTCTGA
- a CDS encoding TetR/AcrR family transcriptional regulator: protein MTSPASRRYAGLSGEQRVALRREALLEAGLELFAASGKSGATMTAICAHAKLTERYFYESFTSRDDLLQQVLDKIADEVREAVLAALRTGTGTLEDLVRNAIASFVAILTDDPRKGRVSLIESAGFEPLRTHRRASLRSFAQMVADEATRMYGDRAWPPERGEINGLLFVGGLAELVTAWLNDEITISPDEIVDAATHQFLSTAHR, encoded by the coding sequence ATGACTTCCCCCGCGTCCCGCCGCTACGCCGGTCTGAGCGGCGAACAGCGTGTCGCGCTGCGGCGCGAAGCCCTGCTCGAAGCAGGTCTGGAACTGTTCGCGGCCTCGGGGAAGAGCGGCGCCACCATGACCGCCATCTGCGCACACGCCAAGCTGACGGAGCGGTACTTCTACGAGAGTTTCACCAGCAGGGACGATCTGCTGCAGCAGGTTCTCGACAAGATCGCCGACGAGGTGCGCGAGGCCGTACTCGCCGCCCTCCGCACGGGTACGGGCACACTCGAAGACCTCGTGCGGAACGCCATCGCGTCGTTCGTCGCGATCCTCACCGACGACCCGCGCAAGGGCCGGGTCTCGCTCATCGAGTCCGCCGGCTTCGAACCCCTGCGCACCCACAGACGAGCGTCACTACGGAGTTTCGCCCAGATGGTCGCCGACGAAGCGACCCGCATGTACGGCGACCGGGCGTGGCCGCCCGAGCGGGGCGAGATCAACGGACTGCTGTTCGTCGGGGGTCTGGCCGAACTGGTCACCGCGTGGTTGAACGACGAGATCACCATCTCGCCCGACGAGATCGTCGATGCGGCGACGCACCAGTTCCTCTCGACGGCACACCGGTAG
- a CDS encoding cytochrome P450, with amino-acid sequence MTRILAVPPAHSHLRPVPGRSGIPGIGHVLEYIRDPLAMMQKHWDRYGEVSCFSAAGRRWISVLGPDACQEVLQNKDRAFVNGDGWSALIGPFFHGGLMLLDSEEHLRHRRIMQQAFTRSRLEKTVDAMNPSIAEKLDKWVPTDGFRAYTALKTLTLDLATDIFMGGAEDSTPTEIEAVKKAFIDCVQAATSIVRYPVPGTRWKRGLDGRRVLEDFFRHYLPARRSRETDDLFSVLCHIESEAGQRFSDDEIVDHMIFLLMAAHDTSTITISTMMQYLGQHPQWQDRCRAESLALGTAAPSHADLDALGSLDLVMKECLRLVSPVPVLARRAVRDTEVRGHFVPAGTYVSVAPHFTHHMPEYWPEPERFDPERFAEHRREDKVHRYAWEPFGGGVHKCLGMHFAGVEVKAIVHQLLLRFEWHVDPGYLAPLDFTSLPFPSDGQPVDLRLRSTDPDRQAV; translated from the coding sequence GTGACCCGGATCCTGGCGGTTCCCCCCGCCCACTCCCATCTGCGCCCGGTCCCGGGGCGATCGGGAATACCCGGCATCGGGCACGTCCTCGAATACATCCGCGATCCCCTCGCGATGATGCAGAAGCACTGGGACCGTTACGGCGAGGTCTCCTGCTTCTCGGCGGCCGGCCGACGCTGGATCTCGGTTCTCGGACCCGACGCATGCCAGGAGGTGCTGCAGAACAAGGACCGGGCGTTCGTCAACGGCGACGGCTGGTCGGCACTGATCGGGCCGTTCTTCCACGGTGGCCTCATGCTCCTCGACTCGGAGGAACATCTCCGGCACCGCCGCATCATGCAGCAGGCGTTCACCCGGTCACGCCTCGAGAAGACCGTCGACGCCATGAATCCGTCGATCGCCGAGAAACTCGACAAGTGGGTTCCCACCGACGGATTCCGCGCCTACACGGCACTGAAGACACTCACCCTCGACCTTGCCACCGACATCTTCATGGGCGGCGCCGAGGACTCCACACCGACCGAGATCGAAGCGGTGAAGAAGGCCTTCATCGACTGCGTGCAGGCGGCGACCTCGATCGTCCGGTATCCCGTCCCCGGCACCAGATGGAAGCGCGGACTCGACGGGCGCCGGGTGCTCGAGGACTTCTTCCGGCACTATCTACCGGCACGACGCTCGCGCGAGACGGACGATCTCTTCTCCGTGTTGTGCCACATCGAATCCGAAGCGGGACAACGGTTCAGCGACGACGAGATCGTCGATCACATGATCTTCCTGCTGATGGCCGCGCACGACACGTCGACCATCACGATCTCGACGATGATGCAGTATCTCGGGCAACACCCGCAGTGGCAGGACCGGTGCCGGGCCGAGTCGCTCGCGCTGGGCACCGCCGCACCGAGTCACGCCGATCTCGACGCGCTCGGCAGCCTCGATCTAGTGATGAAGGAATGCCTCCGGCTGGTCTCCCCGGTCCCGGTCCTGGCGCGACGGGCCGTGCGCGACACCGAGGTCCGAGGACACTTCGTGCCGGCCGGCACGTATGTCTCCGTGGCACCGCACTTCACGCACCACATGCCGGAGTACTGGCCGGAGCCCGAACGTTTCGACCCCGAACGCTTCGCGGAGCATCGACGCGAGGACAAGGTGCACCGCTACGCGTGGGAGCCGTTCGGCGGGGGCGTCCACAAGTGCCTCGGCATGCACTTCGCCGGGGTCGAGGTCAAAGCGATCGTCCATCAACTGCTTCTGCGCTTCGAGTGGCACGTCGACCCCGGCTACCTCGCCCCGCTCGACTTCACGTCGTTGCCGTTCCCGTCCGACGGGCAGCCGGTCGACCTGCGACTGCGGTCGACCGACCCCGACCGTCAGGCCGTGTAG
- a CDS encoding SDR family NAD(P)-dependent oxidoreductase: protein MTSALVTGASRGIGLGIATRLAERGYALTISARGAERLESVAERLREAGAKEVRAVAADLADPEATARVVETHREAFGSMKALILNAGVGTAGPIAEFPARRFDKTVAVNLNAPFALIQASLPLLRAEAENDPARGSKIVALSSITGVYAEAGLAAYGATKAALISLVETLNAEESGNGISASALAPAYVDTDMSDWIKDKIPAESMIEVNDVVEIVDALLKLSSRAVVPKLVLSRAGAGLYSA from the coding sequence GTGACCAGCGCGCTCGTGACCGGAGCCTCGAGGGGAATCGGCCTCGGTATCGCAACCCGCCTTGCCGAACGCGGCTACGCGCTGACGATCAGCGCCCGCGGAGCGGAACGCCTCGAGAGTGTCGCCGAGCGTCTGCGGGAAGCGGGCGCCAAGGAGGTGCGCGCTGTCGCCGCCGATCTCGCCGATCCGGAAGCCACCGCCCGCGTCGTGGAGACGCATCGCGAGGCGTTCGGTTCTATGAAGGCGCTGATCCTCAATGCAGGTGTCGGCACGGCAGGCCCGATCGCCGAGTTCCCGGCCCGGCGGTTCGACAAGACGGTTGCCGTGAATCTCAACGCTCCGTTCGCGCTCATCCAGGCGTCGCTGCCGTTGCTGCGCGCCGAAGCGGAGAACGATCCGGCCCGCGGATCGAAGATCGTTGCGCTCTCGTCGATCACGGGTGTCTACGCCGAGGCCGGTCTCGCCGCCTACGGTGCGACGAAAGCCGCGTTGATCTCGCTGGTGGAGACGCTCAACGCCGAGGAGTCCGGCAACGGCATCTCGGCGTCGGCGCTCGCCCCCGCCTACGTCGACACCGACATGTCCGACTGGATCAAGGACAAGATCCCGGCCGAGTCCATGATCGAGGTGAACGACGTCGTCGAGATCGTCGACGCGCTGCTCAAGTTGTCGTCGCGGGCCGTGGTGCCCAAGCTCGTGCTCAGCCGCGCGGGCGCAGGTCTCTACTCCGCCTGA
- a CDS encoding phosphotransferase family protein: protein MTAVHEGLDLAVLERFLADSGVTVQGELRAELISGGKSNLTYGLLDEKSHWVLRRPPTTGLTPSAHDVAREFRITSALKGTGVPVAPTVVQCEDDSVMGAPFTVVEFVDGRVVRSKADLDALGDDEIDRCVGELVRIIAELHNVDFEAVGLGGLGRPDGYVTRQVKLWASQWGRVKTRELPDLERLHAALAGSIPESPAPSIVHGDYRIDNTILDPNDPARVVAVVDWELSTLGDPLTDLAMMCVYRHPALDDILGFPAAWSSDRLPAADDLVQRYATASGRDIANWNFYMGLAYLKLAVIAEGINHRWRAGATIGDGFDRAGEAVPDLVAAGLAALKGAHA, encoded by the coding sequence ATGACCGCTGTGCACGAGGGACTCGACCTCGCCGTCCTCGAGCGCTTCCTCGCCGATTCCGGCGTGACCGTTCAGGGTGAACTTCGGGCGGAGCTCATCTCGGGCGGCAAGTCCAACCTCACCTACGGGCTGCTCGACGAGAAGTCCCACTGGGTGCTGCGTCGCCCTCCGACCACGGGTCTGACCCCGTCGGCGCACGACGTCGCCCGAGAGTTCCGCATCACGTCGGCACTGAAGGGCACCGGTGTGCCGGTCGCGCCCACCGTCGTCCAGTGCGAGGACGACTCGGTGATGGGTGCGCCGTTCACCGTCGTCGAATTCGTCGACGGACGTGTGGTGCGCAGCAAGGCCGACCTCGATGCGCTCGGTGACGACGAGATCGACCGCTGCGTCGGTGAACTCGTGCGCATCATCGCCGAGTTGCACAACGTCGACTTCGAGGCCGTCGGTCTCGGGGGACTGGGCCGGCCGGACGGCTACGTGACCCGGCAGGTGAAGCTGTGGGCGAGCCAGTGGGGCCGGGTGAAGACCCGCGAACTGCCGGACCTCGAACGGCTGCACGCCGCGCTCGCCGGGTCGATTCCGGAATCGCCCGCTCCGTCGATCGTGCACGGCGACTACCGCATCGACAACACCATCCTGGACCCGAACGACCCGGCACGCGTCGTCGCCGTGGTGGACTGGGAACTGTCCACCCTCGGCGACCCGCTCACCGATCTCGCCATGATGTGCGTGTACCGGCATCCGGCGCTCGACGACATCCTGGGCTTTCCGGCGGCATGGTCGAGCGACCGCCTGCCGGCGGCGGACGACCTGGTGCAGCGCTACGCCACTGCGTCGGGTCGCGACATCGCCAACTGGAATTTCTACATGGGTCTGGCCTACCTCAAGCTCGCCGTCATCGCCGAGGGCATCAACCATCGGTGGCGTGCCGGTGCGACCATCGGCGACGGTTTCGACCGTGCCGGTGAAGCCGTGCCGGACCTGGTGGCAGCAGGACTCGCAGCACTGAAGGGAGCACACGCGTGA
- a CDS encoding acyl-CoA dehydrogenase family protein, with protein MTVDLSYSDHVRDLIARTEQFIRDEVLPVEDAHGGDITAAGGDAIRADLQKAAKAAGVFAPHAPVEYGGHGLNMSDRAPVFEAAGYSLFGPTALNIAAPDEGNVHMLAHIASDEQKQQFLAPLAAGDVRSAFAMTEPAPGAGADPNALNTRAEKVSGGWKINGRKHFITGADGAGFFIIMARTSGEPGQRGGATMFLAPADTAGLKVGRHINTLDRSMIGGHCEVDFEDLFVPDSAVLGEVDQGFAYAQVRLGPARMTHVMRWLGAARRGHDTAVRYVAEREGFGSRLGDLGMIQKMIADNEIDIAATRALLVQACWELDQGSHASNATSIAKTFAAEAIFRIVDRSAQMCGGLGVSEDLPIARLTREVRPFRVYDGPSEVHRWAIAKRAVGAVRKAAREAAK; from the coding sequence ATGACGGTCGACCTGTCCTACTCGGATCACGTCCGGGACCTCATCGCGCGGACCGAGCAGTTCATCCGCGACGAGGTGCTTCCCGTCGAGGACGCCCACGGTGGCGACATCACCGCGGCCGGTGGCGACGCGATCCGGGCGGATCTGCAGAAGGCCGCCAAGGCTGCCGGTGTCTTCGCTCCGCACGCGCCCGTCGAATACGGCGGCCACGGCTTGAACATGTCCGACCGCGCCCCGGTCTTCGAGGCCGCGGGCTACTCGCTCTTCGGCCCCACCGCGCTCAACATCGCCGCCCCCGACGAGGGCAACGTGCACATGCTCGCGCACATCGCCAGCGACGAGCAGAAGCAGCAGTTCCTCGCGCCCCTCGCCGCCGGTGACGTGCGCTCGGCCTTCGCGATGACCGAGCCCGCCCCCGGTGCCGGCGCCGACCCCAACGCTCTGAACACGCGCGCCGAGAAGGTCTCCGGTGGCTGGAAGATCAACGGCCGCAAGCACTTCATCACCGGTGCCGACGGTGCCGGATTCTTCATCATCATGGCCCGCACCTCGGGCGAGCCCGGTCAGCGCGGCGGCGCCACGATGTTCCTCGCCCCCGCCGACACCGCGGGCCTGAAGGTCGGCCGCCACATCAACACCCTCGACCGCTCCATGATCGGTGGTCACTGCGAGGTCGATTTCGAGGACCTGTTCGTCCCCGACTCCGCCGTGCTCGGCGAGGTCGATCAGGGCTTCGCCTACGCGCAGGTGCGTCTCGGCCCCGCCCGCATGACGCACGTGATGCGCTGGCTCGGCGCCGCCCGCCGCGGTCACGACACCGCCGTCCGCTACGTCGCGGAGCGTGAAGGATTCGGCTCCCGCCTCGGCGATCTCGGCATGATCCAGAAGATGATCGCCGACAACGAGATCGACATCGCCGCGACCCGCGCACTGCTCGTGCAGGCGTGCTGGGAACTCGACCAGGGTTCGCACGCCTCGAACGCCACGTCGATCGCCAAGACCTTCGCCGCCGAGGCGATCTTCCGCATCGTGGACCGCTCCGCTCAGATGTGCGGCGGTCTCGGTGTCTCCGAAGACCTTCCGATCGCACGCCTCACCCGCGAGGTCCGGCCGTTCCGCGTGTACGACGGCCCGTCCGAGGTTCACCGCTGGGCCATCGCCAAGCGTGCCGTCGGCGCCGTCCGCAAGGCAGCCCGCGAGGCCGCGAAATGA
- a CDS encoding TetR/AcrR family transcriptional regulator has protein sequence MDTREDSVSGDVGSWRDYGPTDLPKPLAAALEAFAERGYDGTSIREVASRSGLSVPGLYHHYPSKQALLVSLTTTVLHDLLARSRQAIADAGPTPSEKFDAVVESLLRFHMFRRDQAFVASTEMRSMEPEARRAFVALRDEQQRMIDEIVEAGVADGTFSTPYPKDASRAVTTMCVAVASWYRPDGSLSPDEIVHRYLQVARNAVGAR, from the coding sequence ATGGACACGCGTGAGGATTCGGTTTCCGGCGACGTCGGCTCTTGGCGGGACTACGGCCCGACCGACCTGCCGAAGCCGCTCGCCGCTGCACTCGAGGCGTTCGCCGAACGCGGTTACGACGGCACGTCCATCCGCGAGGTCGCGTCGCGGTCCGGTCTGTCGGTGCCGGGTCTGTACCACCACTACCCCTCGAAGCAGGCGCTGCTCGTCTCGCTCACGACCACCGTGCTGCACGACCTGCTCGCCCGCAGCCGGCAGGCGATCGCCGACGCCGGACCCACCCCCTCCGAGAAGTTCGACGCCGTCGTCGAGTCGCTGCTGCGCTTCCACATGTTCCGCCGCGATCAGGCGTTCGTGGCGTCGACCGAGATGCGCAGCATGGAACCCGAGGCCCGCCGTGCATTCGTCGCCCTGCGCGACGAGCAGCAGCGCATGATCGACGAGATCGTCGAGGCCGGTGTCGCCGACGGCACCTTCTCCACGCCCTATCCGAAGGACGCCAGTCGCGCCGTGACGACGATGTGCGTCGCGGTGGCGAGCTGGTACCGGCCGGACGGTTCGCTGTCGCCGGACGAGATCGTGCACCGCTACCTGCAGGTCGCGCGGAACGCGGTCGGAGCGAGGTAG
- a CDS encoding NDMA-dependent alcohol dehydrogenase, producing MKTKAAVVKGINQPWEIEEIDLGDPVAGEVQIRLAASGLCHSDEHLRSGATPLPSFPVLGGHEGAGVVTKVGPGVRGLEEGDHVVLAFIPACGRCRACAKGMQNICDEGAGLLTGQAISDKTYRATLNGDPVLQMCLLGTFAPYVTVNEASVIKIEKDIPLEKAALLGCGVATGWGSATEIGGTKLGDTVVVIGVGGVGINSVQGAAHAGARFVVAIDPVEFKRQKAKEFGATHVFASIEEAAPVIGEITWGQMANVTVITVGEITGDIIGPALGLTAKGGQVVVVGMGHATDSQVTMSLFELTLLQKRLQGAIFGGTGPRSQIPKLLELYRNGQLDLDNLVTKTYKLEDINEGYADMHAGKNLRGLVLYGEDDY from the coding sequence GTGAAGACGAAGGCAGCAGTCGTCAAGGGAATCAACCAGCCGTGGGAGATCGAGGAGATCGATCTCGGCGATCCCGTCGCAGGTGAGGTGCAGATCCGCCTCGCGGCCTCGGGTCTGTGCCATTCCGACGAGCATCTGCGCTCGGGGGCGACACCGCTTCCCTCCTTCCCGGTCCTCGGTGGTCACGAGGGCGCGGGCGTGGTCACCAAGGTGGGCCCGGGAGTACGGGGTCTCGAAGAGGGCGACCACGTCGTCCTCGCGTTCATCCCCGCCTGTGGCCGCTGTCGGGCCTGCGCCAAGGGCATGCAGAACATCTGCGACGAGGGTGCCGGCCTGCTCACCGGTCAGGCGATCTCCGACAAGACCTACCGCGCGACGCTGAACGGCGACCCGGTGCTGCAGATGTGCCTGCTCGGCACGTTCGCGCCGTACGTCACGGTCAACGAGGCGTCGGTCATCAAGATCGAGAAGGACATCCCGCTCGAGAAGGCGGCCCTGCTCGGATGCGGTGTCGCGACCGGCTGGGGTTCGGCCACCGAGATCGGCGGCACCAAGCTCGGCGACACCGTAGTCGTCATCGGTGTCGGCGGTGTCGGCATCAACTCCGTCCAGGGAGCGGCGCACGCCGGGGCGCGGTTCGTCGTCGCGATCGACCCGGTCGAGTTCAAGCGGCAGAAGGCCAAGGAGTTCGGCGCGACGCATGTCTTCGCGTCGATCGAGGAGGCCGCACCGGTGATCGGTGAGATCACCTGGGGTCAGATGGCCAACGTCACCGTCATCACCGTCGGCGAGATCACCGGCGACATCATCGGCCCCGCACTCGGTCTCACCGCGAAGGGTGGCCAGGTCGTGGTCGTCGGCATGGGTCACGCCACCGACTCGCAGGTGACGATGAGCCTGTTCGAGCTGACGCTGCTGCAGAAGCGTCTGCAAGGGGCCATCTTCGGTGGCACCGGTCCGCGCTCGCAGATCCCCAAGTTGCTCGAGCTGTACCGGAACGGGCAGCTCGATCTCGACAACCTCGTCACCAAGACCTACAAGCTCGAGGACATCAACGAGGGCTACGCCGACATGCACGCCGGCAAGAACCTCCGCGGCCTCGTCCTCTACGGCGAGGACGACTACTGA
- a CDS encoding SRPBCC family protein — translation MIHVRHSAVADIPVDLAFSYVDDYRNVPDWMFGVARFQPVGEQVSGLGAVYDSTMRIGPKDLDSRVEVVEWERNRVIVLDSIAGFRAASSWTFTDLGDATRLDVDFGYRLPGGIAGRTLGMLIEPIVGTAIRQTEHALRTRLGQLV, via the coding sequence ATGATTCACGTCCGCCACAGCGCCGTCGCAGACATCCCTGTCGACCTCGCGTTCTCCTACGTCGACGACTACCGGAACGTCCCCGACTGGATGTTCGGGGTGGCCCGTTTCCAACCCGTGGGCGAGCAGGTCTCCGGTCTCGGTGCCGTCTACGACTCGACTATGCGGATCGGCCCCAAGGATCTCGACTCGCGCGTGGAAGTCGTCGAATGGGAACGCAATCGCGTGATCGTCCTCGACTCGATCGCCGGATTCCGCGCCGCGTCGTCGTGGACCTTCACGGACCTCGGCGACGCGACGCGGCTCGACGTCGATTTCGGTTACCGGCTGCCCGGCGGGATCGCCGGCCGCACACTCGGCATGCTCATCGAACCGATTGTGGGAACAGCGATCCGGCAGACCGAGCACGCGTTGCGTACGCGGCTCGGTCAGCTCGTCTAG